From the Peromyscus leucopus breed LL Stock chromosome 8b, UCI_PerLeu_2.1, whole genome shotgun sequence genome, one window contains:
- the Cd79b gene encoding B-cell antigen receptor complex-associated protein beta chain: MTTLVPSSMSCHWLLLLLLLFSGELLPAMTNSDLSQNFQGSSCSEIFQYPRYVAKKRNSVVKLSCTSKYSSILTWFRKQGDQEPQKLVQNEGHISMMQNGSVSTLTIQSIQFEDNGVYFCKQQCNNTNLEAVWSCGSEIKVLGFSTLDQLKQRNTLKDGIIMIQTLLIILFIIVPIFLLLDKDDSKAGMEEDHTYEGLNIDQTATYEDIVTLRTGEVKWSVGEHPGQE; encoded by the exons ATGACCACACTGGTGCCATCTTCCATGTCCTGCCATTGGCtgttgctcctgctgctgcttttttcAG GTGAGCTGCTACCAGCAATGACAAACAGTGACCTGTCACAGAATTTCCAAG GAAGCTCTTGTTCCGAGATATTCCAGTACCCAAGGTATGTAGCCAAAAAGCGAAACTCCGTGGTGAAGCTTTCCTGCACCTCAAAATACTCTAGCATCCTGACCTGGTTCAGAAAGCAAGGGGACCAGGAGCCCCAGAAGCTGGTCCAGAATGAAGGACACATCTCAATGATGCAGAATGGCTCTGTCTCCACCCTCACCATCCAAAGCATCCAGTTTGAGGACAACGGTGTCTACTTCTGCAAGCAACAATGTAACAACACCAACTTGGAGGCGGTCTGGAGCTGTGGCTCAGAAATTAAAGTCTTAG GATTCAGCACCTTGGACCAATTGAAGCAGCGGAACACACTGAAAGATGGTATCATCATGATCCAGACCCTCCTAATCATCCTCTTCATCATTGTTCCCATCTTCTTGCTGCTAGACAAG GACGACAGCAAGGCTGGGATGGAGGAAGATCACACCTACGAG GGCCTGAACATTGACCAGACAGCCACCTACGAAGACATCGTGACTCTCCGGACAGGGGAGGTCAAGTGGTCTGTTGGAGAACACCCAGGCCAGGAGTGA